From a single Pelobacter seleniigenes DSM 18267 genomic region:
- the tnpA gene encoding IS66 family insertion sequence element accessory protein TnpA: MTPNDLTILKTDTLGRREPTSPEQRDAWLDAFEQTSMSGAAFARLHGIRYTTFAHWRQMRRRQRQATENKSATFFEEVEVRCPDSDPVGLSISLPGGASVTVTRPEQFPLVAALLKYLDCTC, encoded by the coding sequence ATGACCTGACAATTCTCAAAACCGATACCCTCGGTCGCCGTGAGCCGACCAGCCCGGAACAACGTGATGCGTGGCTGGATGCTTTTGAACAAACCAGTATGAGCGGAGCCGCTTTTGCTCGGCTCCATGGCATTCGCTACACCACCTTCGCCCATTGGCGACAGATGCGTCGGCGCCAACGACAAGCTACCGAAAATAAGTCCGCGACCTTTTTCGAGGAGGTTGAGGTTCGCTGTCCTGATTCCGATCCTGTCGGGTTGAGCATCTCTCTGCCAGGTGGTGCCAGCGTCACAGTCACCCGGCCGGAGCAATTCCCCCTGGTTGCAGCCCTGCTGAAATACCTGGACTGCACATGCTAA